Proteins encoded within one genomic window of Episyrphus balteatus chromosome 1, idEpiBalt1.1, whole genome shotgun sequence:
- the LOC129909532 gene encoding mucin-5AC-like, with translation MKKKVNENIENRTGIYVQVSAGVATAGEGLASKEAKSLMTKVSSAEIKKNADKKKRKGESTSASRKTAKCKTGSRRTTTNPNPATLVAPTSESTAVSYSTTDTPSTNVDNSTGPEGDAMTEKRTVSYESTLSQSKSLQNTLVTPLPDGSKAVSYSHASAEEHSNRIATPNSEIVNSVGPEVAVLTSKTSVSYSLTSSQGRPLPDPKSAQIPSGNVAVSYSSTSAGEESKRASRNDIRNAKGIYRALSLIPIAERSAEQSNKLEWAKAILSKRLTSSDLTSKRQRSVEDSVSEPKRQKVHNSSTHTRKDLSFSDVLKDKSFLAVIDSTAVSYSTTDTPSTNVENSTGPEGCAMTEKRTDSYESTLSQSKSLKNTLVTPLPDGSKAVSYSHASAEEHSNRIATPNSEIVNSVSPEGAVLTSKTSVSYSLISSQGRPLPDPKSAQISSGSVAVSYSSTSAGEESKRASRNDIRNAKGIYRALSLIPIAERSPEQSSKLEWAKAILSKRLTSSDLTSKRQRSVEDSVSESKRQKVHNSSTHTRRDLSFSDVLKDKSFLAVIDSTAVSYSTTDTPSTNVENSTGPEGCAMTEKRTDSYESTLSQSKSLKNTLVTPLPDGSKAVSYSHASAEEHSNRIATPNSEIVNSVSPEGAVLTSKTSVSYSLISSQGRPLPDPKSAQISSGSVAVSYSSTSAGEESKRASRNDIRNAKGIYRALSLIPIAERSPEQSNKLEWAKAILSKRLTSSDLTSKRQRSVEDSVSEPKRQKVHNSSTHTRKDLSFSDVLLQYY, from the coding sequence atgaaaaaaaaagttaacgaaAATATAGAAAATCGAACGGGGATATACGTTCAAGTGTCGGCAGGTGTCGCGACTGCCGGCGAGGGCTTGGCCTCGAAAGAGGCTAAGTCGCTAATGACAAAAGTTAGCTCGgcggaaataaagaaaaacgctgacaaaaagaaaaggaaaggtGAGTCGACCTCAGCCTCCAGAAAGACTGCAAAGTGCAAAACTGGAAGCCGGCGAACAACCACCAATCCAAACCCTGCTACCTTGGTAGCTCCCACCAGTGAAAGTACGGCTGTTTCTTATAGTACTACTGACACCCCAAGCACTAATGTAGATAATTCTACGGGCCCTGAAGGGGATGCTATGACTGAAAAACGGACCGTCTCTTACGAATCCACCCTCAGTCAAAGCAAATCCCTCCAGAACACGTTGGTTACTCCACTCCCTGACGGAAGTAAGGCTGTCTCTTATAGTCATGCTTCCGCCGAGGAACACAGTAACAGAATTGCTACTCCAAATTCAGAAATAGTTAACTCTGTGGGTCCGGAAGTGGCTGTTTTGACCAGTAAAACGTCTGTCTCTTACAGTCTCACCTCTAGTCAAGGCAGACCTCTTCCTGACCCTAAAAGTGCTCAAATCCCCAGCGGCAATGTAGCTGTCTCTTATAGTTCCACCTCCGCTGGAGAGGAAAGCAAAAGAGCGTCCCGTAATGACATAAGGAACGCAAAGGGGATTTATAGAGCATTAAGTTTGATACCTATAGCCGAACGTTCCGCAGAGCAATCCAACAAGTTAGAATGGGCAAAAGCTATTCTCAGTAAAAGATTGACCAGCAGCGACTTAACTTCAAAGCGACAAAGGTCTGTTGAAGATTCCGTCTCGGAACCTAAAAGACAAAAAGTGCATAATTCCAGCACTCACACTAGGAAAGACCTGTCCTTTAGTGACGTTCTTAAGGACAAGTCTTTCCTCGCCGTTATCGATAGTACGGCTGTCTCTTACAGTACTACTGACACCCCAAGCACTAATGTTGAAAATTCTACGGGCCCTGAAGGATGTGCTATGACTGAAAAACGGACCGACTCTTACGAATCCACCCTCAGTCAAAGCAAATCCCTTAAGAACACGTTGGTTACTCCACTCCCTGACGGAAGTAAGGCTGTCTCTTATAGTCATGCTTCCGCCGAGGAACACAGTAACAGAATTGCTACTCCAAATTCAGAAATAGTTAACTCTGTGAGTCCGGAAGGGGCTGTTTTGACCAGTAAAACGTCTGTCTCTTACAGTCTCATCTCTAGTCAAGGCAGACCTCTTCCTGACCCTAAAAGTGCTCaaatctccagcggcagtgtaGCTGTCTCTTATAGTTCCACCTCCGCTGGAGAGGAAAGCAAAAGAGCGTCCCGTAATGACATAAGGAACGCAAAGGGGATCTATAGAGCATTAAGTTTGATACCTATAGCCGAACGGTCCCCAGAGCAATCCAGCAAGTTAGAATGGGCAAAAGCTATTCTCAGCAAAAGATTGACCAGCAGCGACTTAACGTCAAAGCGACAAAGGTCTGTTGAGGATTCCGTCTCAGAATCTAAAAGACAAAAAGTGCATAATTCCAGCACTCACACTAGGAGAGACCTGTCCTTTAGTGACGTTCTTAAGGACAAGTCTTTCCTCGCCGTTATCGATAGTACGGCTGTCTCTTACAGTACTACTGACACCCCAAGCACTAATGTTGAAAATTCTACGGGCCCTGAAGGATGTGCTATGACTGAAAAACGGACCGACTCTTACGAATCCACCCTCAGTCAAAGCAAATCCCTTAAGAACACGTTGGTTACTCCACTCCCTGACGGAAGTAAGGCTGTCTCTTATAGTCATGCTTCCGCCGAGGAACACAGTAACAGAATTGCTACTCCAAATTCAGAAATAGTTAACTCTGTGAGTCCGGAAGGGGCTGTTTTGACCAGTAAAACGTCTGTCTCTTACAGTCTCATCTCTAGTCAAGGCAGACCTCTTCCTGACCCTAAAAGTGCTCaaatctccagcggcagtgtaGCTGTCTCTTATAGTTCCACCTCCGCTGGAGAGGAAAGCAAAAGAGCGTCCCGTAATGACATAAGAAACGCAAAGGGGATCTATAGAGCATTAAGTTTGATACCTATAGCCGAACGTTCCCCAGAGCAATCCAACAAGTTAGAATGGGCAAAAGCTATTCTCAGTAAAAGATTGACCAGCAGCGACTTAACTTCAAAGCGACAAAGGTCTGTTGAAGATTCCGTCTCGGAACCTAAAAGACAAAAAGTGCATAATTCCAGCACTCACACTAGGAAAGACCTGTCCTTTAGTGACGTTCTCTTACAGTACTACTGA